Proteins encoded together in one Neobacillus sp. FSL H8-0543 window:
- the pheS gene encoding phenylalanine--tRNA ligase subunit alpha — MQERLKELQQEALQKVDQSSSLKELNDIRVAYLGKKGPITEVLRGMGKLSAEERPIMGALANEVRESIAMVIETKQSELEEAVVLEKLASESIDVTLPGRPVKVGNHHPLTRIIEEIEDLFIGMGYQVAEGPEVEQDYYNFEALNLPKGHPARDMQDSFYITEDILLRTHTSPVQARTMEKNQGKGPIKIICPGKVYRRDNDDATHSHQFMQIEGLVVGENIRMSDLKGTLDLFAKKMFGEDREIRLRPSFFPFTEPSVEMDISCKVCGGKGCSVCKKTGWIEILGAGMVHPNVLEMAGYDSKKYTGFAFGMGPERIAMLKYGVDDIRHFYTNDVRFLKQFSKHE; from the coding sequence ATGCAAGAAAGATTAAAAGAATTGCAGCAGGAAGCTCTTCAAAAAGTTGACCAGTCTTCCAGCTTAAAAGAATTGAATGACATTCGCGTTGCTTATTTAGGCAAAAAGGGTCCAATCACCGAAGTGCTGCGCGGTATGGGCAAGCTTTCAGCAGAAGAGCGCCCGATCATGGGAGCTCTGGCAAATGAAGTTCGAGAATCCATTGCCATGGTAATCGAAACAAAACAAAGTGAGCTTGAAGAAGCCGTTGTTTTAGAAAAATTAGCATCTGAATCGATTGATGTAACTCTCCCGGGACGACCGGTAAAAGTGGGCAACCATCATCCCCTCACAAGGATCATTGAGGAAATTGAAGATTTATTTATTGGCATGGGCTATCAAGTTGCCGAAGGTCCTGAAGTAGAACAGGATTACTATAACTTTGAAGCGCTGAATTTACCGAAGGGACATCCGGCAAGAGATATGCAGGACTCCTTCTATATTACTGAAGATATCCTTCTTCGTACTCATACCTCGCCAGTACAGGCTCGGACAATGGAGAAAAACCAAGGCAAAGGGCCGATCAAGATCATTTGCCCAGGTAAAGTGTATCGACGTGATAATGATGATGCAACACACTCTCACCAGTTCATGCAAATTGAAGGCCTTGTTGTTGGCGAAAACATTCGTATGAGTGACCTTAAAGGGACATTAGATTTGTTTGCCAAGAAGATGTTTGGTGAAGACCGGGAAATCCGTTTACGCCCAAGCTTTTTCCCATTCACAGAGCCTTCTGTCGAAATGGATATTTCTTGTAAAGTTTGCGGTGGAAAAGGCTGCAGCGTTTGTAAAAAGACAGGCTGGATTGAAATTCTTGGAGCAGGTATGGTACATCCAAATGTTCTTGAAATGGCTGGATATGACTCGAAAAAATATACCGGTTTTGCATTCGGAATGGGACCAGAGCGGATTGCGATGTTGAAATACGGTGTCGATGATATCCGTCATTTCTATACAAATGATGTACGTTTCTTAAAACAATTTTCTAAACACGAATAA